GACATAGGGCGCATTGAAACCTTTCATCGTATAAAAACGAATAATAAAATCTTTTAAAATTTTATTGAGCCCTGTTCCTATATGCAATTCTCCCGTAGGATAAGGAGGACCATCGTGAAGGATGTACTTTTCCCTTTCTTTCGTTATCGCTCGTATCTGATCATACAGGCGTTCCTGATCCCATTTCTTTTGGATCAAAGGCTCTTTTTGGAGTAAATTCGCCTTCATGGAAAATTGGGTAGCAGGGAGATTCAGCGTTTTTTTGTAATCCATAATGGTGGGTAATTTCCTTACAACTGTGGACTCAGCAAAGCTTTTACGTCTTCAGGAGTAACGCTTCTAATCATCAGCCGCTTGTCCCGGGAAGATTCTCCTGAAATGATGCTCACTGAGGACTCATGAACATGAAGCGTTTCCGCCAACAGTTTAATAATGGCCTTATTTGCCTTACCTTTTTCCGGAGCAGCTGTAACGGCCACTTTCAGGCGCCCCCCGTATTCTCCTATAATACAATTCTTTTTTGCGCCTGGCTGGACCTTAAGGAAAACAATACTGCCAGAATGTGCCGAGATAACATCCAGCACGCTAATACACGATAGAAAAGTCATCAAACTCGCCCGTGTATTTTTCTGTTTTTTCTTTTACAGTGCTGACGAACGCACCATCTGGTCCTCTTCGGCACCAACTCACTATTTCATCCACGAAGTTTTTCTCCCCCTCAAATAAGGCTTCTACACTACCGTCAGAACAATTTTTCACCCACCCTTTGACACCAAGCTTCTGTGCCTTGTCTCTAGTAGAGGCGCGAAAAAAAACTCCCTGAACCAGACCATTGATAGAAACATGCGCCCTTGACATTGGCATGTTTTCCCTCTTAAACAAAACAGTGTTTAAAAAATCTATTTCGCCCCGTAAATGTGTTCGCTGTCTTCAGCGGAAGGCAGATAATTTAAACCTACAAAGGTAAAGTTTACAATCGCGAAGCAAAAAAGCAGCCAGATGGCCAATATTACTGAAGATTTTGCTTTGCTCATCTTCATCTTCGGTAAAACAAGCGGTGTGTGTAAGTAAACCAGATACGCAAGCCAAGTAATCAAAGACCATGTTTCTTTCGGGTCCCATGACCAGTAATCACCCCATGCCTTCTTCGCCCAGACAGCTCCGGTAACCATTCCCAACGTAAGGAAAGGAAACCCGAAGGCTACGATTTTATAACTGAGTTTATCAAAATTACGAGGTAATATTTCCTTTCCTTCCCCTCCGCCGCTCTCTTTTCCGGCGAAAGGTTTCACCGCAAGGAAGATAATACTCGTAATAAAAGAGATGCCGAAGGCCGCGTAACCAAGCATGTAAGTGATGACATGCACCAACATCCAATTGCTTTTTAAAGCAGGCATCAGCGGCCTTATTGTGGGGTCCTGCAATGTAGCATAGAGCAATATCAACATTGCAAGGACAGACGCCAACGCTCCTACAATTCTAAAATTATAGGTAAATTCAAAAATAATATAGACAAAGGCAGTACAGCAGGCATAAAAAATAAGCGATTCGTACAGATTAGAAAAAGGCGCATGCCCGGCTTCTATAGAACGTTTTAACACTAAAGCAAGATTCAAGCAGAAAGCTAAAATGAGCAATCCCACGGATACCCATTTTATTATTACAGACATCCATATTTCCCTTGCAATATAGGCAATAGATGCTATCACATAAACGATTAATGCCATGTTTATTATGCTCATTTCATTCTACCTCATTCTCTTTTTTCTTTTTTCGTAAAAAAGGCTTTATATAAAATATAAAAACCACTCCGACGCACAGCGCGCCAAAACCTGTGAATACGACAGGAATACCCGGATCTGTCGAAATCTGTAAACCCGTATAATTGCCGGCTTCCGGGTCATAACTTGATTGATAGATAGAGTAGCCTTCATATTTCAGCGGATCATTCACTTTAATAGACTTTTCTACAACGGTTTCACCATTTTTTATAATTCTCAGTTTACTGATAAAATGCTTAATCGATTCACCCGTTGATTCATAAAGTATAGCAAAATTTTCATCGGTGTACCATGTCGCATACTGGCTGTTTGAGAACAACCAGTCGCTTACCCTCCCTTTTGGCCCTTCTACTTCTACAAGAACAGCAGGCACACCCAGCTGATCAGATTTTTTAATTACTTTTTTCTCAAAATCAAATGATGGAAAATATTTTTCTATCATAATCTGACGATTGATATCAGAAAAAGAATACTTCTTTTCAAATTCGAAAGGAACCGTTTTGACAATCTGATTATCCCTGATATAAACAAGCGTCTGTTTCTGCCCAGGCGCGTGATAAATCCTCAGGATATTTTCCGGCCTATAAGCACTGGCAACTCCGCTGGAGGTTAATTTCAGCTTTGTGTATTTTGCCGGATGTTGATCCCAATCAGGAAAATTTTCAAATATCCAGCGAGTTTCCGAACCTTCAGGACCATTTATCTGAACTAGTACTGCCGGGTTATTGGGCGGTTGCTCGTTCAAAGGCCTCCTATCTCCATAATTCAATACATACTGCAACATCTCAAAAGAATAATTGGTTCCCTCCAATGCAAAAACCTTATGCAATTCCAGATCATATTCTTTGAAAATTCCCTGTTCTGCCAACGCGACCGTTAAAACCGCCTTTTTACCTTCAACCGTTTTTACCGCATCCTCGTATGCCTGCTGGGAAGACAGCCATAGATATTCTATACGCAGGTCCTGTTCCTTATCGTCATAAAAATTCACCTCATTTGCCAACAACCATCCGTCAGCAAGCGTTCGTTCAGACCCATAAAGCTTTACTAAAACAGCAGGATTCCTCGGCTCTTCTGATGTATTTTTTGGCGCCTGGAGCAACTCGGCGTCTGAAATATAATCTTGGACGGTTATCTTATAACCGGAACCCTGCACACGCTGTCTTTTGCCAAGTTTCGGGTCTAATATTTTCGTGCTATCTTTATCTTTAACATAGGTTACCAGCTGAAACTTTGGCTCATTTTTTTCCAATATAAAGTCATCGCAGGCGATGGAAAAAGGCAAGCTTTTCTTCTTATAATCAAGGTTTCCCTGCGGACCAATTTCCTGAGTCAAAAAATAATCCACGGACTTTCCCTCGTAAACATTTACTCCGCCTTTCACCCCCATCTGAAATTTAATGACACCACCGGCAAGGATTAACACAAGACTAAGGTGGGTAAGGATAAAACCTGTCTGCAGAAAGGTATTTCTCCATCTTTTAATGGTACAACAGATGAGATTGGCACACAAAAGGACTAAAAGGAGTGAAAACCAATGGGAGTAAAAAACATTATTAAACTGCAGTATCCGAATACAGGTAGCAAATCCATATCCATATCGCGCAACATAATCGTCAAATGATCTTCCCTGCACAATGAAGGTACCCAGGATACAGGCCACTACCATAACCAATATTATCACTACTGCTAATTTCACCGAACAAAAAAATTCCCATATGCCATGAGAATTTTTTTTCCTTTTGCCTTGGCCGTGCTGACCTTGATCGCTTCGGGACACAACATCCTTCATTTCTTTATCTGGTTGAAACTGTTTTTTCTTTGGATTTTTCATTGATACAAACTCAAACGAATAAAAAAGTGCTAAAATTACCTACACGATTATTTAACATCGCGCTGTTGAACCAAAATACCACACATTATCTGGCAAATAACCAATAAGGTCTTCTGTTTTTGATGTGGCGGGTTTGTACTGCTCCGAGTGTTGAAACTTAAGCGTGACGTGCGGCTCGTGTAGACTAAACCTAATCTGTTTCCTGTTATTCAGCGCAACCACCAAACCATACACAATCTTTTCACCAGCCTTGTTCCTTCGGAGGGCCGTTCATTATGAGAACTCATTCATATTTTTAACACAAACTCCCTTCTCATACGGATGCGGAAAATGGCGCCCAATATTCCCGTAATCGACAAACCCCTATCAGATTCTCGCATCATTTTTCCTCTTCATAAGAAAAAGAAGTCCCTTTGGGCATCAGGGAACCAACGGAGGTAAGTATTAAAAATTCAACCCTCCTGTTTTGCCTTTTCCCCACATCCGTATCATTAGGAACTATCGACCTGTTAGCGCCAAAACCAGCAACATGAATCCTTGTTTCAGCTATTTTTTCATTCTTTGTTAAGAAGTGAAATACGCTGAGCGCGCGGGCAGACGCCAAATGATGATTTGAATCCCACAGATGTTTTGTTCTTACGATGGGATCTGAATCCGTATGACCATCAATCCTGATTGAATTTGACGGATTTTCATCAAGAAAACGCGCTATTTTTTCCAAGGCAATCTTCCCGTTAGGCTTTATTGTCGCCATACCAGAATCAAAGAGTATCTTTTCCGGAAAAAGAATCACAGGACCTTCTACCGTATCTCTAACAGACACGCCTTCGCCAATTGATGCGGCAAGTTTTCTCAATTTTTCCATTTCTTCCTGCTTTGATTTAAGCGTATCCGACAATGAAGAAAGTTGCTGTCGGTAGTGAGCAAGCTCATCTGCCTGATCTCTGATCGTAATTGCCTGTCTTCTGTTCAGAGTCCTCAGTTCATCAAGTTCGGCACAACCTGACATCCCCGCAAAAACTACTAAAAGGAAAAACTTTAAATATTTGCTATATCTAGACATGTTTTCTCTCCAGCAGGTGTGACGAAATAAAAGCTCTCACAGCAAAACAAAGAATATAAGGCTTGACTATAACATCAGATAGCAGTGTTTTCAAGCGTTTTTTAAACGATTCCTTACATTACTTTACACGGACTCACGATCTTATGAGTTGTATACATTATCAGGATCAAATACCCTCTTTTCCTCAATAATAATCGCATCGGTCTCCGGCCTGTATTCACGGTAAAAACAGGTTTTATACCCTGCGTGACACGCGGCAATCTTTTGTTCTACCGCAAAAAGAATTGAATTCCCTTCGCAGTCAAAATGCACTTTTTTTACCGTCTGAACATGGCCTGAAGTTTCACCTTTTATCATCAACCGATTCTGTGAACGCCGAAATACGTGCACCTTACCCGTTTCTATCGTCTTGAGAACGGCATCTTTATTCATATAGCATAAAGTAAGAACTTTCCCATCCGATACATCAGCTATTATCGAAGGGATAAGCCCTTTTTCGTCAAAATGTAACTTTTCCAATAATTGCATAGAGAGACAACTCCTTTTCTATTTCAAATATAATCAACCCTGTGCAGCCACACACTCATAACTCAAACATAACTGCCGCTGGAGAGAAAAACACTGAAGAACAATACACACCTGTTACCGCAACTTTTTCCCTAGAAAAATTTATTTAATCGTATTTCAGATAAAAACGGCCCTCTCCTCACTCATTAAGAAACGTACCGCCGCTGTCTATTTTCCCGCGGAATTGCCTGGAGGCATTTTCAGGATTCATCGAACAAAGGATGCTTGAAATGACCGCAATACCGTCGGCGCCAGAAGCAAGAACAGACTCCACGTTTTTTCCGTCGATTCCCCCTAAAGCAATTACCGGTATCTGAACCTCCTTTTTCACTCTTTGAATTTCTTCCACACCGGTGGAAGTCAGAATCCCTTCCTTTGAACGAGTGGGGAAAACGGGCCCAAAGGTAATATAATCCGCCTCATAGTACTGCGCCTGACGCGCTTCATGTAACGTATGGGTAGACACACCAACCAATTTTTTACCACCCACCAGTTGTCTTACCTTTTCGATAGGCATGGACTGCCATCCTAAATGCACACCATCCGCATCTACCGCAAGGGCAATATCAACCCTGTCATTAATAATCAGGCTTGCTTCACAATCATACGTCAACCTTCTCATTTCGCTTGCCAAAGAATACAGCTGGTGTGTCGTAAGATCCTTTTCCCGTAATTGCACCGTTCTAACCCCCCCGACCAATGCCTGCCGTACCGTGAAAAACAATTTCTTACAGAGACTTCTGTCAGTAATGAGGGTAAGAGAAAGGTTGCTGATACGTTGTCTGTATTCTACTATACAAAGTTTTCGCACAACACTCTCAGACCTTTAAAGAATCATAGAAAAAACAGGCAAACTTCAGACCCGCAGGGTTGACGTCATAGTGGCGCCAGTAAGAAAATCATGCCGTTTTAAAATCGCAGCCACATCCCGGGCAATAAACTCTTCAACCTGCTGCTGTGCCCTGCCAACCAATTTTTCAGGATCTAAAATTTCTTTCAACTTTGATTTAATCATAGAAAAGGATTCATCTTGTGCTATTCGTGCCAAAAGATCATTTTTGCTTCCTTCTTCTTTTACTCTGCGAGCAGCTTCCATGGCATGCAGTCGAATTTTTTCATGAAGATACTGTCTGTCTCCTCCGGCGCTGACCGCCTCCATGAGAATGTTTTCCGTTACCATAAACGGCAATTCTTCATCAAGGTGTCGCCTGATAACCGCAGGGTAAACAGTAAATCCCGAAGCAACATTCAAGAGAATGTTCAATATGCCATCAGTCGCAAGAAATGCCTCGGGAATGGAGATTCTCTTATTGGCAGAATCATCCAAGGTTCTTTCAAACCATTGAGCCGCAGCAGTAAAAGCAGGGTTTAAACAATTACACAGAACATAACGCGCAAGCGCTGCTATACGCTCGCAACGCATGGGATTTCTCTTATACGCCATGGCTGATGATCCGATCTGTTCCTCTTCGAATGGTTCTTCTACTTCCTTCAGATGCTGGAGCAATCTCATGTCATTGGAAAATTTATGGGAAGACTGAGCAATACCCGCCATGCACATCATTATCTGACTGTCTATTTTACGAGGGTAGGTCTGCCCCGTTACTGGATAAAAGCTCTCAAATCCCATCTTTTTCGTGACCAGCCCGTCTAGTTTTTTTACTGTTTCCGCATTATTATTAAAAAGCGCCATAAAACTGGCTTGTGTTCCCGTTGTGCCTTTTACGCCAAGAAATCTTAACTGCTTAATTGCGGCCTCCGATGCCTCAACATCCAGCAAAAAATCCTGTATCCACAAACATATCCGCTTTCCAAAAACAGTTGGCTGCGCCGGCTGGAAATGTGTGAAGCTCAAGGTTGTAAGGTCCTTATATCGAATCGCCTGTCTTGAAAAGGCATGTATGCACTGCACCAGCTTCGCAAGAATAAGCGCAAGCCCTTCCTTCATCTGTATGAGATCCGTATTATCCTGAACAAAAGCACTTGTCGCGCCCAGGTGGATAATTGGTTTCGCCTTTGGGCACTGATCACCATAGGCATGAATATGAGACATAACGTCATGCCTGAGCTTCTTTTCGTAGTCTCGTGCAACATCAAAATTTATCGAATCCTGAAAGCGCCGCATTTCATCAATCTGTTCATTGGTAATAATCCCCAGCCCAAGTTCTTGTTGCGCCTCGGCAAGCGCAATCCAAAGCTTCCTCCACGTACTAAATTTATATTGGGCAGAAAAAATATAGCACATTTCCTTGCTCGCATATCGTTCAGAAAGAGGGGACTGGTATTGGCTGTGGCGTTCTACGATAAGCATAAATACTCCAGGGAAAAAACTCTTGGTAAAACAACCTTTAAAAAAAAGGCGTTAGACCTTAACTGTCCAACGCCTTTATTTGAGGAAAAACGGTACTTTGTAACTGAATTAATGCCCACCCGGGTGAGGTACGGCCCCGCTCTCTTCTTCATCAGGGACTTCTCCCACAATAGCATTTGTTGTCAGTAATAAGGCAGCAACGCTTGCACCATTTTGCAGGGCGGTCTTTTCAACCTTTGCCGCATCCACAATACCTGCTTCCACCATATCAGTATAACTATTACTATAGGCGTCAAAACCAAAATTACCCGAACCCTCTTTCACCTTTTGCAGCACGACTTCGCCTTCCAGACCGGCGTTCTCCGCAATCATTTTAACAGGGGTTTCGACTGCCGCCCGAACGATATTCACCCCAATTTTCTCGTCACTACTGCATGACAAAGTTTCCAATACCTTTGAAGCTCTTATCAGGGCAACTCCCCCTCCGGGTAAAATGCCATCTTCCACGGCAGCCCGGGTGGCATTTACAGCATCCTCGATGCGAGCCTTCTTCTCCTTCATTTCTACTTCCGTGGCAGCTCCAACATTAATCTGCGCAATACCTCCTGAAAGCTTTGCAAGCCGCTCCTGTAATTTCTCCCGATCATAGTCAGATGTTGTAGTATCTATTTCAGTCCTGATCTGGGCAATTCTCCCTTGAATTTTCTCAAAGTCTCCGGCGCCACCAATTATTGTCGTCTTATCCTTGTCTACAATCACCTTTTTTGCAGAACCAAGGTCTTCCAGTTGTACCTTGGAAAGTTCTATGCCCAGGTCCTCAAACAGAGCTTTGGCGCCGGTAAGTTCCGCTATATCACCCAACATAGCCTTTCTTCTATCGCCAAACCCCGGAGCTTTTACAGCAACAGACTGCAATGTGCCGCGAAGCTTGTTGACAACAAGCGTGCTGAGAGCTTCCCCTTCCACGTCTTCAGCAACAATAAGGAGAGGCTTCCCTGATTTTGCAATCTTTTCCAAAAGAGAAACCAGATCTTTAATCGCGGTTAATTTCTTTTCATAGATAAGAAGGTAAGGATTTTCAAATACAGCCTCCATCATATCCGGATTTGTTACAAAGTACGGAGACAAATATCCCCTGTCAAACTGCATTCCTTCCACTAAATCGACAGAAGTTTCGAGGCTTTTTCCCTCTTCTACCGTAATAACACCATCTTTCCCAACCTTTTCCATTGCCTCTGCGATCTGATTCCCAATATCTTTATCATTATTCGCGGCAATAGTGGCAATTTGCGCAATCTCTTTTTTCCCGGAAATTTTAATGCTCATCCTGGAAAGCTCTTTTATCAGCGCCTCAACAGCTTTTTCAATCCCGTGTTTTACCTCGACAGGATTAGCTCCTGCCGTTATATTTTTTATACCCTCATCAAAAATGGCTTCAGCCAAGAGCGTTGCAGTGGAAGTGCCGTCACCAACGATGTCATTTGTTTTGGAAGCAGCTTCCTGCACCATTTTAGCACCCATATTCTCATAAGGATCTTCCAGCTCAATCTCTTTTGCAACAGTCGCGCCATCATTCACCACTGTCGGTGAACCGAAACTTTTTTCAATAATAACATTTCTTCCCTTCGGCCCTAAAGTAACCTTCACAGCCCGGGCTAACTTTTTAACACCCGTTCTCACTGCCTCACTCGCCTCATGCCCATAGATAATCTTTTTTGCGGCCATTTCCACCTCCAAAAATAGTTAGTCTACTATAGCAAGAATATCTTCTTCCGACATCAACAGATATTCTTCACCATCAATCTTCACTTCAGAACCACCATAATAACTGAATAATACCTTATCGCCCTCTTTAACCTGAAACTTCGCCCGTTCACCATTTTTCAATAATTTTCCATCCCCCAGCGCAATAACCTTACCCTCTTTCGGTTTTTCTTTTGCCGATTCAGGCAGTACAATGCCTCCAGCAGTCTTTTCGACCGCCTCAAGTCTCTTAATCAATATCTTTTCACCTAATGGTCTTGCTTTCATTACACTCATAGCTCCTTTCTTAAACTAATGTATCTATAAATTTCTATCGAAGGCTGTC
Above is a genomic segment from Candidatus Brocadiaceae bacterium containing:
- the ccsB gene encoding c-type cytochrome biogenesis protein CcsB, with amino-acid sequence MSIINMALIVYVIASIAYIAREIWMSVIIKWVSVGLLILAFCLNLALVLKRSIEAGHAPFSNLYESLIFYACCTAFVYIIFEFTYNFRIVGALASVLAMLILLYATLQDPTIRPLMPALKSNWMLVHVITYMLGYAAFGISFITSIIFLAVKPFAGKESGGGEGKEILPRNFDKLSYKIVAFGFPFLTLGMVTGAVWAKKAWGDYWSWDPKETWSLITWLAYLVYLHTPLVLPKMKMSKAKSSVILAIWLLFCFAIVNFTFVGLNYLPSAEDSEHIYGAK
- a CDS encoding cytochrome c biogenesis protein ResB translates to MKNPKKKQFQPDKEMKDVVSRSDQGQHGQGKRKKNSHGIWEFFCSVKLAVVIILVMVVACILGTFIVQGRSFDDYVARYGYGFATCIRILQFNNVFYSHWFSLLLVLLCANLICCTIKRWRNTFLQTGFILTHLSLVLILAGGVIKFQMGVKGGVNVYEGKSVDYFLTQEIGPQGNLDYKKKSLPFSIACDDFILEKNEPKFQLVTYVKDKDSTKILDPKLGKRQRVQGSGYKITVQDYISDAELLQAPKNTSEEPRNPAVLVKLYGSERTLADGWLLANEVNFYDDKEQDLRIEYLWLSSQQAYEDAVKTVEGKKAVLTVALAEQGIFKEYDLELHKVFALEGTNYSFEMLQYVLNYGDRRPLNEQPPNNPAVLVQINGPEGSETRWIFENFPDWDQHPAKYTKLKLTSSGVASAYRPENILRIYHAPGQKQTLVYIRDNQIVKTVPFEFEKKYSFSDINRQIMIEKYFPSFDFEKKVIKKSDQLGVPAVLVEVEGPKGRVSDWLFSNSQYATWYTDENFAILYESTGESIKHFISKLRIIKNGETVVEKSIKVNDPLKYEGYSIYQSSYDPEAGNYTGLQISTDPGIPVVFTGFGALCVGVVFIFYIKPFLRKKKKENEVE
- a CDS encoding flagellar motor protein MotB, coding for MSRYSKYLKFFLLVVFAGMSGCAELDELRTLNRRQAITIRDQADELAHYRQQLSSLSDTLKSKQEEMEKLRKLAASIGEGVSVRDTVEGPVILFPEKILFDSGMATIKPNGKIALEKIARFLDENPSNSIRIDGHTDSDPIVRTKHLWDSNHHLASARALSVFHFLTKNEKIAETRIHVAGFGANRSIVPNDTDVGKRQNRRVEFLILTSVGSLMPKGTSFSYEEEK
- the groES gene encoding co-chaperone GroES, translated to MKARPLGEKILIKRLEAVEKTAGGIVLPESAKEKPKEGKVIALGDGKLLKNGERAKFQVKEGDKVLFSYYGGSEVKIDGEEYLLMSEEDILAIVD
- a CDS encoding acylphosphatase; translated protein: MPMSRAHVSINGLVQGVFFRASTRDKAQKLGVKGWVKNCSDGSVEALFEGEKNFVDEIVSWCRRGPDGAFVSTVKEKTEKYTGEFDDFSIVY
- the hisI gene encoding phosphoribosyl-AMP cyclohydrolase; this encodes MQLLEKLHFDEKGLIPSIIADVSDGKVLTLCYMNKDAVLKTIETGKVHVFRRSQNRLMIKGETSGHVQTVKKVHFDCEGNSILFAVEQKIAACHAGYKTCFYREYRPETDAIIIEEKRVFDPDNVYNS
- the purB gene encoding adenylosuccinate lyase, encoding MLIVERHSQYQSPLSERYASKEMCYIFSAQYKFSTWRKLWIALAEAQQELGLGIITNEQIDEMRRFQDSINFDVARDYEKKLRHDVMSHIHAYGDQCPKAKPIIHLGATSAFVQDNTDLIQMKEGLALILAKLVQCIHAFSRQAIRYKDLTTLSFTHFQPAQPTVFGKRICLWIQDFLLDVEASEAAIKQLRFLGVKGTTGTQASFMALFNNNAETVKKLDGLVTKKMGFESFYPVTGQTYPRKIDSQIMMCMAGIAQSSHKFSNDMRLLQHLKEVEEPFEEEQIGSSAMAYKRNPMRCERIAALARYVLCNCLNPAFTAAAQWFERTLDDSANKRISIPEAFLATDGILNILLNVASGFTVYPAVIRRHLDEELPFMVTENILMEAVSAGGDRQYLHEKIRLHAMEAARRVKEEGSKNDLLARIAQDESFSMIKSKLKEILDPEKLVGRAQQQVEEFIARDVAAILKRHDFLTGATMTSTLRV
- the thiE gene encoding thiamine phosphate synthase: MRKLCIVEYRQRISNLSLTLITDRSLCKKLFFTVRQALVGGVRTVQLREKDLTTHQLYSLASEMRRLTYDCEASLIINDRVDIALAVDADGVHLGWQSMPIEKVRQLVGGKKLVGVSTHTLHEARQAQYYEADYITFGPVFPTRSKEGILTSTGVEEIQRVKKEVQIPVIALGGIDGKNVESVLASGADGIAVISSILCSMNPENASRQFRGKIDSGGTFLNE
- a CDS encoding DUF167 domain-containing protein; this translates as MTFLSCISVLDVISAHSGSIVFLKVQPGAKKNCIIGEYGGRLKVAVTAAPEKGKANKAIIKLLAETLHVHESSVSIISGESSRDKRLMIRSVTPEDVKALLSPQL
- the groL gene encoding chaperonin GroEL (60 kDa chaperone family; promotes refolding of misfolded polypeptides especially under stressful conditions; forms two stacked rings of heptamers to form a barrel-shaped 14mer; ends can be capped by GroES; misfolded proteins enter the barrel where they are refolded when GroES binds), with protein sequence MAAKKIIYGHEASEAVRTGVKKLARAVKVTLGPKGRNVIIEKSFGSPTVVNDGATVAKEIELEDPYENMGAKMVQEAASKTNDIVGDGTSTATLLAEAIFDEGIKNITAGANPVEVKHGIEKAVEALIKELSRMSIKISGKKEIAQIATIAANNDKDIGNQIAEAMEKVGKDGVITVEEGKSLETSVDLVEGMQFDRGYLSPYFVTNPDMMEAVFENPYLLIYEKKLTAIKDLVSLLEKIAKSGKPLLIVAEDVEGEALSTLVVNKLRGTLQSVAVKAPGFGDRRKAMLGDIAELTGAKALFEDLGIELSKVQLEDLGSAKKVIVDKDKTTIIGGAGDFEKIQGRIAQIRTEIDTTTSDYDREKLQERLAKLSGGIAQINVGAATEVEMKEKKARIEDAVNATRAAVEDGILPGGGVALIRASKVLETLSCSSDEKIGVNIVRAAVETPVKMIAENAGLEGEVVLQKVKEGSGNFGFDAYSNSYTDMVEAGIVDAAKVEKTALQNGASVAALLLTTNAIVGEVPDEEESGAVPHPGGH